From Streptomyces yatensis, one genomic window encodes:
- a CDS encoding Gfo/Idh/MocA family protein: protein MGAGPWARAMHARMLATGPETRLTAVWARRHEAARQAAAPYAAHVAAGFEELLDHCEAVAFAVPPAVQAELAPLAAKRGKPLLLEKPLGPDLAAAQRLADAVAEAGVVSQLVLTKRYHPATRAFLAAARTRDIAGARSCYLHGAFLGGDFATSWRLEQGALLDLGPHLLDLLDAAVGPITDIRATGDSRRWIELTCEHANGTVSQASLSGAVDVPRALTRIELFGAEAPLVYDTAEIDHEECWPILRRDFATAVRTRTPTELDAHRGLYLQALIDRATER, encoded by the coding sequence GTGGGCGCCGGTCCCTGGGCCAGGGCGATGCACGCCCGCATGCTCGCCACCGGCCCCGAAACCCGGCTGACCGCGGTCTGGGCCCGCCGCCACGAGGCCGCCCGGCAGGCCGCCGCGCCCTACGCGGCGCACGTCGCCGCCGGCTTCGAGGAACTCCTCGACCACTGCGAGGCCGTGGCCTTCGCCGTCCCGCCCGCCGTCCAGGCCGAGCTGGCCCCCCTGGCGGCCAAGCGCGGCAAGCCGCTGCTGCTGGAGAAGCCCCTGGGCCCCGACCTGGCCGCCGCACAGCGGCTCGCGGACGCCGTAGCCGAGGCCGGCGTGGTCTCCCAACTGGTCCTGACCAAGCGCTACCACCCCGCGACCCGCGCCTTCCTCGCCGCCGCCCGCACCCGCGACATCGCCGGGGCCCGCTCCTGCTACCTCCACGGCGCCTTTCTCGGCGGCGACTTCGCCACCAGCTGGCGCCTGGAACAGGGCGCCCTGCTGGACCTCGGACCCCACCTCCTCGACCTCCTGGACGCCGCCGTCGGCCCCATCACCGACATCCGCGCCACGGGCGACTCCCGCCGCTGGATCGAACTCACCTGCGAACACGCGAACGGCACCGTCAGCCAGGCGTCCCTGTCCGGCGCCGTCGACGTGCCGCGCGCGCTCACCCGCATCGAACTCTTCGGCGCCGAAGCCCCCTTGGTCTACGACACCGCCGAGATCGACCACGAGGAGTGCTGGCCGATCCTCCGCCGTGACTTCGCCACCGCCGTACGCACCCGCACCCCCACCGAACTCGACGCCCACCGCGGCCTGTACCTGCAGGCCCTCATCGACCGGGCCACGGAGCGCTGA